A DNA window from Janibacter sp. A1S7 contains the following coding sequences:
- the ndk gene encoding nucleoside-diphosphate kinase, translating into MTETAQTERSLILVKPDGFRRGLTGEVIRRIEAKGYTLTALAVVTPTREQLAAHYAEHEGKPFYEPLLEFMSSGPAAAVVIEGEECIKGFRSLAGATKPTEAAPGTIRGDLGRKWSGTVDENIVHGSDSPESAAREIGIWFPGL; encoded by the coding sequence GTGACCGAGACTGCGCAGACCGAACGTTCCCTCATCCTCGTCAAGCCCGACGGCTTCCGCCGTGGCCTCACCGGCGAGGTGATCCGCCGGATCGAGGCGAAGGGGTACACCCTCACCGCACTCGCGGTGGTCACCCCGACGCGGGAGCAGCTCGCGGCCCACTACGCCGAGCACGAGGGCAAGCCCTTCTACGAGCCACTGCTGGAGTTCATGTCCTCCGGCCCCGCAGCCGCGGTCGTCATCGAGGGGGAGGAGTGCATCAAGGGATTCCGCTCCCTCGCCGGCGCGACCAAGCCGACCGAGGCGGCTCCCGGCACGATTCGCGGCGATCTGGGCCGCAAGTGGTCCGGCACGGTCGACGAGAACATCGTGCACGGCTCGGACTCCCCGGAGTCGGCCGCGCGCGAGATCGGCATCTGGTTCCCCGGCCTCTGA
- a CDS encoding undecaprenyl-diphosphate phosphatase — MDYLTAVILGLVQGLTEFLPISSSAHISIVGQLIGQDDPGAAFTAITQLGTETAVLIYFWRDIVTIIRKWTLALARTVPQSDPDVRMGWLVIVGSIPIGLLGLLFKDQIETGLRSLWITATMLLVFALVIMAAERVGTQERRLTQLTWKHGIFYGLWQALALVPGVSRSGGTIAGGLFMGYTRQAAARYSFLLAIPAVLASGGLQVVEVLRGQAEGSGTAWGPIWAATGIAFVVGYAVIAWFMRYITTHTFTPFMIYRIVLALGLFALLGTGTIAA; from the coding sequence ATGGACTACCTGACCGCCGTGATCCTCGGCCTCGTGCAGGGGCTGACCGAGTTCCTCCCGATCTCCTCCAGTGCCCACATCTCGATCGTCGGGCAGCTGATCGGGCAGGACGACCCCGGGGCCGCCTTCACGGCGATCACCCAGCTGGGGACCGAGACGGCCGTGCTCATCTACTTCTGGCGCGACATCGTCACGATCATCCGCAAGTGGACCCTCGCCCTCGCGCGCACGGTCCCGCAGAGCGACCCGGACGTGCGCATGGGGTGGTTGGTCATCGTCGGCAGCATCCCCATCGGTCTGCTGGGCCTGCTCTTCAAGGACCAGATCGAGACCGGGCTGCGCAGCCTGTGGATCACCGCCACGATGCTGCTCGTCTTCGCCCTGGTGATCATGGCTGCCGAGCGGGTCGGTACGCAGGAGCGCCGGCTGACGCAGCTGACCTGGAAGCACGGCATCTTCTACGGTCTGTGGCAGGCACTGGCCCTCGTCCCCGGTGTCTCGCGCAGCGGGGGCACGATCGCCGGTGGCCTGTTCATGGGCTACACCCGTCAGGCCGCGGCCCGCTACTCCTTCCTGCTGGCCATCCCCGCGGTACTCGCCTCCGGTGGGCTCCAGGTCGTCGAGGTCCTGCGCGGCCAGGCCGAGGGGTCGGGTACCGCGTGGGGCCCGATCTGGGCAGCGACCGGCATCGCCTTCGTCGTCGGTTACGCGGTCATCGCGTGGTTCATGCGGTACATCACCACGCACACCTTCACCCCCTTCATGATCTACCGGATCGTGCTCGCGCTGGGGCTGTTCGCCCTGCTGGGCACGGGCACGATCGCGGCGTGA